The following nucleotide sequence is from Podospora bellae-mahoneyi strain CBS 112042 chromosome 1 map unlocalized CBS112042p_1, whole genome shotgun sequence.
ccaccttggACCCAAGCAtcgggatgggatgagacGATAGACGGGACCTAAACTCAATTCTATCCTAACCATCATCCGAACCTTGAAAACGAGCTCCTATTCGAAACAGCAACTCTACCTAGTCTCTTGGTAAACTGTCTAGTCTATACCAACAGAAGCAACACGGTCAAAAAACTCCGAAACTAGCACAAGACCAAGCTAATGCAGCATGCCTCTCTGCCCAAAGTAGGTATATGCTGTCAAGCTTAGCCTGGGTACGGGTTCCATAACGTGCGATAGGCTGGACGAGTAGGAATCCATGCCCAGTTTCCGCTTTTTCTTGTCGTCAACTCGCTGTCAGCAGATTCCTCCTCTCGCTTATGATCATAACATCGACAGAGCTTCAGTCATGTTGCATTCGCGCTTTTGCGCCGGTGCTACATAACCTGTCTTTCAACCATCTATGTAGCTCTAGTCCAATACTTGTGCGCCTACAATCCACGCATAATACGATCTGGAGTTCCAGAACCGGGCCATTCCGTCCCACTCGAAAGGAGCGCCAGCACCAGAGTGGTATTTCATGATGGCAAAAAGCAGTTTCCCGTCTCACATTGATGTCAACACCATACACAAGGAGTAAACAGACATCAAGAAACCAAAATCCACAGTGGCAAACCCCCCAAGCAGGTAAAGCAAGTCATCATCCATGTTAGCCACATTTAGTGCCTAATCTCTTCCTAAATAAAGCATGAAATCAATAGAGCCATTCCACTTACCAACGCTCTCCATCAAAACCAAGAAATCTCAAACGAAATTATCACGGAACTTCCAACCAAACCCATCGAACTCCCCCTCCGTGCCTATGAAACGTCCCCGTCTCTCCCCAAAGAAATGACAAAAGCCATGCAAAACTCACAAAATAGTAAGGCCAAAAATGCCTAAGGGCAATGACCAGACTGTTCAGACCAGACGAATCTGCCTTATTGCAACATGATAACTCCTGTCGCACAACGCCCCTTTCCCCGTCCTCTCTCCCAACCACTCAATGACCGCTTCAAACATTTTCTCCCGCCTCAAAACTTTCCACATGGGCATTTTTCTCAAAGCAGCATCCAAAAAATCTCACGATACCCGcgcctcccccaccccgtCTGACCATATAAACCCCCCTTGCCTTTAGGTTCATCCAATACCGATTACAGTATGCACTCTGCACTTCCGTGGCAAGGACTGCCGAAACGACAAGGCCATAccagtggttgttgttgttcggTACCTTGATACAATGTAAATCGTGCCCATCTACCAAGAAACCCAATTGTccactctttttttttttttcttgtctttctcaacagccgccctcgccgccacctACCACCATTGCTCATTGTCTGTGTATCAGGGTCTCGTCCCCTCAGATCACAGCATATCCTCATTGTATGGTCTGTCCGGACTCAATCAATTATCGCGTGATCCAACAATTGTGATTATAACGGCTTGCCACCTATCCAAAAGGGAATCATAAAACACAAAACTCCAGAAGCAAACCCCCTGAGGATATCCAACTGTCCAGTAAAACCAACCCAGCAAACCTCCCATTTCCCTCCAAGCAACACCAAAAACACAAAGCAAAAAGAGACACAAACCTCCTCCATTTACTAGTCCcactccccgcccccctcgcCCTGTCCCGACTTTGTACCACTCTCCATCtcacttcttcttctgatTCTCCGGGTTGTACTTGTCCTTCCAAATCCTAAAAAAACTCGCCGTCAGCTCCAGTctcccccaaaccaaaaccaaaccagAAAATCTGCCCAACCGATTCCCGCTTCCCTTGAGTAACCGTACCACACCACAAATTACACAGCATCCATCCGCATCTTACGGGCCCGCGATACAAAAATGCGGTGATAAGTAAACACAGCAAGAGGGCAACACACCACGGGTGGGCGTACCACCGGCACTTGGCTCCAGCAAAAAGAAACGGAGACCTGCACCACCCACCCTTACACCACGCCCCCTCCATAAAAACAACCCAATCGGACAAAGGTACATATCAAAGGATATCAACCTCTCAGAATccaagacggtggagggggtgtagTGAGAGAACAAAAAGTAGGGCGGACAGAAAAACGTATGGCTATCGTGACAGAAAGAGCAGTTTTGCTCAACCTATCACGCAAACAAGACGCAAGTCATATCTGCAACATTGTTCTGCCGTTGCATAAATCACCACACACTGCGTAACTGCAGTCTTGTGtgggaaagaagagaaggagaaaaaaaagccgGATATGTGCTTACCAGGTGTTTCCAATAATCTTGTTTCCGTTTTCTTCGGCTCTCCGGTAGTACTTCGCTGCCGTAAACTGTTGTGTTCATGCAGTTCAACTGTCAGCCTCATGTGATGGACCTTAAAAAGAGTGTGGTGCTTCCCCCCCTCACTGAAAGAAGCTTGCGAATTGTGATTCGTCCTTTTCAGGCAAAAAAGCCCCGTTGATGCCCAACTGCTCCTGATTCGACAGGAAAGCCACACTTCCAACCGGCATCACTTGTTGACAGACCGACCGGAAAGTGTGAACGTGGGAAGtctgccgctgctgctagTCCAGCTGGCATGGTCACGCCCAGGCAATCTCGATGCCGGCCTTCATGTGTGTACAAgcgaccaaaaaaaaaaaagttgatATCTGAGAAAATGTGAGACAATATTTACTGACCTTGTCCTTCTTAGTGCCGAACCCCTCAAGATAGCACCATGCGACTTCGTTCATCGCGTCTGTAAACAACAAAAGATGAGCTGGTTAGCTTGCTCTCCACAGGCGTAGTCCAGAAATGGACGGCCAACATACCAGTATCGCCGAGATTCGCTGCCGTTTCGTAGTACTGATATGCATTGTCAGTATCAACAAAAGATGTGTTCAACCCACGACCCTTCAGGAGGAGCTCTCACGAGCACACTTGTGCAAAACTCGATATGCATACCAACCACACGTTGAGACGTCACCGTTAACCGTTCGCCGTTGCATTCAAAtcaacaagcagcagcaagaaaaacaaaccTACCTGCTTTGCAGCAATGGGGTCCTTGGCAATACCCCATCCGTGTCGGAAGCAATTGGCCAATTCGAATATGGCCAGAACCAGCTCCCCCTTGGCTGCTCCTCCTTTCTTGAGTCCTGCTTGGAGGGCCATCTGCTCAATCTCGGCGGCATTGGATGCTGCCGCGGAGAGATAGttgacggcggcagcagTGTTCGGTTGGCAACCCCATCCGTGTCTGATATTCGTTAGCTCATGAACATAACCATCATTGGACCAGCCCGCCATTTTGTTGATGCTTTGCGAGATGGACACTTCTGACTCTAGTGCAGGCATGGCAGAGGCACATACCTGAGGGCGAGACCATAGAGAACCTGGCtaagggggttgttggccCCCTTAGGATCCGCTAACCGGCCAAACAACGCCGTCGACTCTTCCAGTTTTCCTGCCTCATGCAACCTGATAGCCTCCTGGATATCCTCGTCGATGGCCTTCGATGACACCACCTTGACCCTGGGATCTGGCGCCTCGTCCGCGGACGCATCGCCTAAGCGCAACTGAGGTAGAGTCGGGGGAGAACTTCCGTGATCGGGGGTCCCTGGCCGGCTGCGATGCTTCTCGTTCTCGCGAGCAAGCAGAGTGGCTCGCTTCTCCCATTGCGACTCGGTCCCGTCCTTGTCCTCGACGCCCCCCTCCGGAACCACGATCTCCGGCAGATCTTGCGGTACGATCTCGCTACTGGCTGGACTGCGGCTCAGGTGTAGCCGTTGCGATAGGCGCTTGTGGCCACCGCCTTGGTTGCTAGATGCAGATGCGCTTCGGCTGCGGTTACTTCGAAAGACGTCGAGGCTTCGGCGGGACTTCTGGGGTGTTTGCGGGCCTGGACTGAGGAACCCGTCGTTACTGGCACCAACGGGTTCTCCTGGAGGCTGGATCACCTCGGCACTATGGGTATCGGATCGCACAAACGTGAAATCGAGGGTGCtgtttccctcctcctcctccttcttcctgaACTTGTCGCGGAAACCCATCTTGGTAACGATTTGTCGACACAAGGAAGCTAACGTCAGGTTTGGCACCGGGATATGTTTGCGATTTGAGTCCTACGGTAAAACAAAATGAAAGTCGAAGAGTTGGTTTCTTGGGAAGCCGAGGTGTCCGGCAAGGTGGGTTGGGTTATGCTGGGTACGTGTGATTGCCTATAATCTTGCCAAATTCACGATGCGACAGCCACTCGGGGTACAGATATCGACGTAGTTGAGGCCGgcaaaggagaaggaaggatTGTGGTATTAAAAGAAGAGCAAAACAAAGGAGAGGCTGACTATGTATTGGGACAGTGGTTAAGGTATGTTCTCAGTTGCACTTGGCGCCATGTATGAAGTCCTCAGCCCGACGGCGTTCTTCCTGGAGATTGGATGTCGTCCGTTTGAGATTCAGGCCTTGGGGCGGGGCGGAGTCTCCAACGCGGCGGAGGCTGCGGAGCGGGCTGTGGCACACCCGTGGACCCCTCATCGTCCCCAAGacaagggggagaaggttcAGCGGGCCGCCATAGCATGACATTGGTACATCAGGTAATTGACTGCGGTGATGCTGCTATGTGATCGGACATATGATTATATACCTAGACGCCATGTAGAAAGCGAAACTGTGAGAACCGTTACAAGCTGCCTCTCGCAAAGCCAAGATAGAATAAGGAAAGATGACGGCTGCAAGAAGAGGTCTGTTTCAGTGCTTCTTGACAGCTGATGTCAGAGTCGATAAGCTGAAGTGGCTGACAACCGGAAGTTACCAACCGGAGGCAGCAACTATTCCTGTATGGCCTGTGCTTCTCTCATCATAATGCCTTGATTATTTTGGGCCACTCGTGTACCCAAAACGCGTCCTTGTTTTCAACAAATCATCAAGCCCGATTAGCTCAGCTGGTTAGAGCGTCGTACTAATACTGGTACACACCTGTAAATGGTATGCGAAGGTCAACAGTTCAATCCTGTTATTGGGCACATGCTTATGGCTCGTTTTTTGTGAGCCTGCTCACtactttccttctccttttgcTTGCCTTAAAATCCACGGCCACTTTTTTGTCGGATATGGTAGTTTGGGATGTCATGCTGTCAATGTAGCCATGTGGAGCAAGCCTATATTTGGCGGACTCAAACCAGGtctggaggaggctgttcTTGCTCACAATAAATTCGCCGCCAGCACGGACCTCATGTTCACGACCCTGAGCTCAATTAACAATTGGACAAGAGACCGATAGCATCGCAATTGGTTTTCGTCTCATGGCCGATTCTTTTGGATTTGGCCGAGGCAGCGCGTCGGCATTGCCTCCCACGGAACCACCATGGCTCCCACGCCAAAAACTACGCCAATTCACCGGCCCCTGACCTTGAAAGGAGTCGAGAGAAAGAAGCCTGGGCCAGCGCCGAAACCCTTGtccgagaagctcaaggcgaAGGCCCTCAAGCAGATCAAACGCGTCGAACGAAGCTACACCCGCGAGCGCAAGATCGAAGTATTGCTTTATCTCCTTACCCACCGCGTCCCGGACTCTGGCCCCCGAAAAACACCACGCCGCCGGATGGGCCAGCCCCAAGAAGATTGCTCAACACAACCGGTAGTCGAGAATGAGAATGGAGAACTTGTTTGGTACAGAGCACCCACGTACGCCGAAGCTTCGGACTTTTGGAAGATTCCTACGCCAACGATTCAGGGATGGTGGGATTCACGGGACAAACTACTCGAGGGGACGGGTATTGAAGTCCCCAAGGTCGGGCCAGGAGGTGTTCCAAAGGCGTTGGAAGGCTGGAAACCACTGAGCCAGCGTTCAACATTTCGAACCAAAGAAGGAATGCAGCAAGAGGAACCAGTGGTGACGGTTGCGGACCCAAATACGAACGGTGCCACTCCGACTCCCTCGTCATCTGCTGGGGCTTCGTCTGCTGTACCGATAACAACAGCACCGATGACCCCGTCCGTTCGAATCATAGGTCGTGTAAATCCACAACCGCATTAcaaaccacctccgccaGCACCTCGACCACCTGCCCCATTAGCCCCCGCTCCGGCACAGCAAAGGCCACCGGTTCAAAATAGGCCAGTGGCACAGGCCCCTCCGGTTCAGACCCCTCCCGTCGCACCAGCATATCGGCCGGCAGCCCAATCAGCTCCGCATCATGCTCCGCAACCCGGAAAACCTGGCCTCCAACCCGCCGGACACCAGGCTCCGGCGTATCCACAAATACCGCCGGCTTTTGACCCTTCAAACTATGTTGTGCTATACACTGGGCCTCATCCCGGACCTTGGAGCTATCCTGGGCAGCATTGCATACCGCCGGGCACGGTGCTGCCCATTGTTTACGCCGGGCAACCAGTCGAGCTCGGGCCGCCATGTTTTGTGACTGTATATCCCGGCCCACCTTCGTCTGCGCTTACGCCGCCAGCTCCGAGTGGCATGCACAACCGGCCTCCACAACCGGCCCCGCAAACCGGTCAACATTCGGCAGGTCAAGCCCACGGCCCACCACAAGCTCCGCATCCCGGACAACAgcaaactccaccaccaccacccggttATCGTCCGCCACACGTATCAAATGGACCTCCGCCTAATGCCCAACCTCCACAAGGGCAAAGACCAACTAGACCGTCGCCGCCAGTTCCATATGTAGGACCGTCAGGATACATCGGCCCATATGCACCACCTGGGTTCGCACCAGCTAACCAAGCCGGTCCACCCCCGCAATCACAGAAGGCCGTATCCCAAGGCCGGTCCTCATTACGGACACCAGGTGCGAACACCGGACGTGCCAGCAAGCCGAAGTCTCGAGTCCAGCCGCCTCCGGCCGTGCCCAAAGGTGTCAGGACCCAGCTTGAGTCCGGAAATAATGGTCAAACTCCCGTTGCAGCCCAAGACCCATCTGCGGCCGGTTCTACTTCTAGCTCTGATGCGTCTGTCTCTACACCTGCGGAAACTCAGGTAACTGGTTCGGTCGATGTACAACATCAAGACGCCAGCAACGACAAAAATCGGCCCGACAGTCATGTTCACGATCAGGCCGGTGAACCAACGCCCAGCACTCAGGCGCCGATGTCGCCAAGTGGTGATCAAGATGGGGTGGTGCCAGCAAATACTGTCTCAGGGGAGTCAACAGCAATAGATCGAGATTCCTCGTCTGCGGAGGCTGATTCGGAAAAGGCTGCGGCAACGACCCCAGAAGAAACTATGCAAGACGCCACACCACAAGAAGAGACGAACGTCACTCCCACAACGGCTGAAGACGATACCgcgatggaggaggcgctgGTGCATGgcatggaggaggcgatgaagCAAGAGGCGATGCTGGAAGACtcggctggtggtgagacaCCTGCTTCTTTGTCGGGGTTGTCCTCGCCTAATGATGACGCGGATGAGACGCGGATGGAAATCGACAGTGAAGAGGCAAAGTCCTCGTCACCGTCACAGAACGGGGAGGCGTATGAGACACCGTATGAAAcgcctgctgttgttgagactgacggtggtgatgagggtgatgagggtgatgtcaTGGTTGATACACCGCCCGAAGACAATACACAACCTGCTTCGTCAGAGGCGGAGGCAGTGGAGAGTGAAGAGGAGTAGTGGTCCTGATTAATTTGTAAATAAAGTGCTGGATGTGGGTGGTATTTGTTGTCGTGGAAACACAACAAGTTTAGCGTTGATATTCACTAAAGCGAAAGTGATTCAAGGGGGACTGGGAAAAGGGCAGGGGGAAAGATACCATGGACTGAGCCGCAAAATAATCATAATGACAGAAACTGCCAGAGCAGTACAAAGTATCACAAACTTCAAAGATGTTGAACTTGACATTTTACTCAAATTCAGAAACACCATCTCTATCTACCATCCCATTGAACAAGCCATCAGAAAGCTCCCCACTCGCTTTCTTTCACCACACATTTGCCCCAAACCATCCATTACCAAGTCTAAGAAAGACTAGCAAaagccctcttcctcacctccttcttctgcttctcctcctcctcccaattCTCATCCACGAACCCCTTGACACTCCTCTCTTCAATCtgcatccccaccaccctcaacgccGCAATATTATACCCCATCTCATTCTTCTGCTTCCTCAGCG
It contains:
- a CDS encoding uncharacterized protein (EggNog:ENOG503P007; COG:S), coding for MGFRDKFRKKEEEEGNSTLDFTFVRSDTHSAEVIQPPGEPVGASNDGFLSPGPQTPQKSRRSLDVFRSNRSRSASASSNQGGGHKRLSQRLHLSRSPASSEIVPQDLPEIVVPEGGVEDKDGTESQWEKRATLLARENEKHRSRPGTPDHGSSPPTLPQLRLGDASADEAPDPRVKVVSSKAIDEDIQEAIRLHEAGKLEESTALFGRLADPKGANNPLSQVLYGLALRHGWGCQPNTAAAVNYLSAAASNAAEIEQMALQAGLKKGGAAKGELVLAIFELANCFRHGWGIAKDPIAAKQYYETAANLGDTDAMNEVAWCYLEGFGTKKDKFTAAKYYRRAEENGNKIIGNTW
- a CDS encoding uncharacterized protein (EggNog:ENOG503PGSK); amino-acid sequence: MAPTPKTTPIHRPLTLKGVERKKPGPAPKPLSEKLKAKALKQIKRVERSYTRERKIEVLLYLLTHRVPDSGPRKTPRRRMGQPQEDCSTQPVVENENGELVWYRAPTYAEASDFWKIPTPTIQGWWDSRDKLLEGTGIEVPKVGPGGVPKALEGWKPLSQRSTFRTKEGMQQEEPVVTVADPNTNGATPTPSSSAGASSAVPITTAPMTPSVRIIGRVNPQPHYKPPPPAPRPPAPLAPAPAQQRPPVQNRPVAQAPPVQTPPVAPAYRPAAQSAPHHAPQPGKPGLQPAGHQAPAYPQIPPAFDPSNYVVLYTGPHPGPWSYPGQHCIPPGTVLPIVYAGQPVELGPPCFVTVYPGPPSSALTPPAPSGMHNRPPQPAPQTGQHSAGQAHGPPQAPHPGQQQTPPPPPGYRPPHVSNGPPPNAQPPQGQRPTRPSPPVPYVGPSGYIGPYAPPGFAPANQAGPPPQSQKAVSQGRSSLRTPGANTGRASKPKSRVQPPPAVPKGVRTQLESGNNGQTPVAAQDPSAAGSTSSSDASVSTPAETQVTGSVDVQHQDASNDKNRPDSHVHDQAGEPTPSTQAPMSPSGDQDGVVPANTVSGESTAIDRDSSSAEADSEKAAATTPEETMQDATPQEETNVTPTTAEDDTAMEEALVHGMEEAMKQEAMLEDSAGGETPASLSGLSSPNDDADETRMEIDSEEAKSSSPSQNGEAYETPYETPAVVETDGGDEGDEGDVMVDTPPEDNTQPASSEAEAVESEEE